In one Mobula hypostoma chromosome 17, sMobHyp1.1, whole genome shotgun sequence genomic region, the following are encoded:
- the nol7 gene encoding nucleolar protein 7 — protein MAPKRPVREIESVETSAESSHGEEDDAPDEVAFSSAREKAERNVKAALESVRRDKVLLKEKRRRKMELFRQQKKHKMLPDAILQQIASIPEKKGQISDTTKRGHVGAPVQKPDQDSGLEEDAEECIDVRWRARCKAVQLKDHGRKVSQVNKAKAFIKNQLYGPNSGRASVNEYFSFENKRMQKAAMQFVDPKWQSSEKQKADKFRKSWMQKHGPLRR, from the exons ATGGCGCCGAAGCGCCCGGTGCGGGAGATAGAGTCGGTGGAAACGTCAGCTGAATCCAGCCATGGGGAAGAAGATGATGCCCCCGATGAGGTGGCGTTCAGTAGCGCTCGGGAAAAGGCCGAGAGGAACGTGAAAGCGGCGCTAGAGAGTGTGCGGAG GGACAAAGTCTTGCTGAaggaaaaaagaagaagaaaaatggaACTGTTCAGACAGCAAAAG AAACACAAGATGCTTCCAGATGCTATTCTTCAACAGATTGCTTCAATTCCAGAAAA GAAAGGACAGATATCTGACACCACTAAAAGAG GTCATGTTGGTGCTCCTGTCCAGAAACCTGACCAAGATAGTGGATTGGAGGAAGACGCTGAAGAATGCATAGATGTCAG GTGGCGAGCACGGTGCAAGGCTGTTCAACTAAAGGATCATGGTCGAAAGGTCAGCCAGGTTAACAAAGCTAAAGCTTTCATTAAGAATCAACTCTACGGCCCTAACAGTGGAAGAGCCAGtg tcaatgaatacttctcatttGAAAATAAGAGAATGCAGAAGGCTGCGATGCAATTTGTTGACCCAAAATGGC AATcaagtgaaaaacaaaaagcTGACAAGTTCCGAAAATCATGGATGCAGAAGCATGGTCCACTTCGAAGATGA